A genomic window from Streptomyces sp. WMMC940 includes:
- a CDS encoding succinic semialdehyde dehydrogenase has product MTDSQAPAAQHTGALGTNPAAASPAGARTAADVVTPEVVAQLTRGVVGSGRTANHTPFTGEKLADLPESTPEDVADAFARARAAQPAWAATSPRARAAVLLRFHDLVLERQAEVLDLIQLETGKARLHAHEEVLAVAVAARHYGRKAPSYLRPKRHTGVVPVLTKTTELRQPRGVVGQIAPWNYPLELSVGDALPAFVSGNAVVMKPDTETALTALWARDLLIEAGLPAGVFQVVLGEGPVVGPEVVRHADYVSFTGSTRTGREVAQGAAARLVGVSLELGGKNAMLVLHDADIDKAAAGAVRACFSSAGQLCISIERLYVHESVADAFVERFAARTKAMRLGSALAYGADMGSLVGERQLETVKRHVEEAVAKGATLVAGGVHRTDIGPLFYEPTILDGVEAPMSVCTEETFGPVVSVYRFTDEDDVVEQANATPYGLNSSVWTKDGRRGHAVAARLRTGTVNINEGYAPAYGSVQSPMGGMKDSGLSRRHGSEGILKYTEAQTVAQQRLIPLAPSFGMDDEKYAAFMSTSLKVMKALRLR; this is encoded by the coding sequence ATGACGGACTCGCAGGCCCCCGCCGCCCAGCACACCGGCGCCCTCGGCACCAACCCCGCCGCCGCCTCCCCGGCCGGTGCGCGCACCGCCGCCGACGTGGTCACACCCGAGGTGGTCGCCCAGCTCACCCGAGGTGTCGTCGGCTCCGGCCGTACCGCGAACCACACCCCGTTCACCGGGGAGAAGCTGGCGGACCTGCCCGAGTCCACCCCCGAGGACGTGGCCGACGCCTTCGCCCGCGCCCGGGCCGCCCAGCCCGCCTGGGCCGCGACCTCACCGCGCGCCCGTGCCGCCGTGCTGCTGCGCTTCCACGACCTGGTCCTGGAGCGTCAGGCCGAGGTGCTGGACCTCATCCAACTGGAGACCGGCAAGGCCCGTCTGCACGCCCACGAGGAGGTCCTGGCGGTCGCCGTGGCCGCCCGCCACTACGGCCGGAAGGCGCCTTCCTATCTGAGGCCCAAGCGGCACACCGGCGTCGTCCCCGTCCTCACCAAGACCACCGAACTGCGCCAGCCGCGCGGGGTGGTCGGCCAGATCGCCCCCTGGAACTACCCGCTGGAGCTGTCGGTCGGCGACGCGCTACCCGCCTTCGTCTCCGGCAACGCCGTCGTGATGAAGCCCGACACCGAGACCGCGCTCACCGCGCTCTGGGCCCGTGACCTGCTCATCGAGGCAGGGCTCCCGGCGGGTGTCTTCCAGGTCGTCCTCGGCGAGGGACCGGTCGTCGGCCCCGAGGTCGTGCGGCACGCCGACTACGTCTCGTTCACCGGCTCCACCCGCACCGGCCGCGAGGTCGCCCAGGGCGCCGCCGCCCGTCTCGTCGGCGTCTCCCTCGAACTCGGCGGCAAGAACGCCATGCTGGTGCTGCACGACGCCGACATCGACAAGGCCGCGGCCGGCGCCGTCCGCGCCTGCTTCTCGTCCGCCGGGCAGCTCTGCATCTCCATCGAGCGGCTGTACGTGCACGAGTCGGTCGCCGACGCGTTCGTGGAGCGCTTCGCGGCCCGTACGAAGGCCATGCGGCTGGGCAGCGCCCTCGCGTACGGCGCCGACATGGGATCCCTGGTGGGCGAGCGCCAGCTGGAGACGGTGAAGCGGCACGTCGAGGAGGCCGTCGCCAAGGGCGCCACGCTCGTCGCGGGCGGCGTCCACCGCACCGACATCGGCCCCCTCTTCTACGAGCCGACCATCCTCGACGGGGTCGAGGCGCCGATGTCCGTATGCACCGAGGAGACCTTCGGCCCGGTCGTCTCCGTCTACCGGTTCACGGACGAGGACGACGTGGTCGAACAGGCCAACGCCACGCCGTACGGACTCAACTCCAGCGTCTGGACCAAGGACGGCAGGCGCGGCCACGCGGTCGCCGCCCGGCTGCGCACCGGCACCGTCAACATCAACGAGGGCTACGCGCCCGCCTACGGCAGCGTGCAGTCGCCGATGGGCGGCATGAAGGACTCCGGTCTGAGCCGGCGCCACGGCTCCGAGGGCATCCTCAAGTACACCGAGGCCCAGACCGTGGCACAGCAGCGGCTGATCCCGCTCGCCCCGTCCTTCGGCATGGACGACGAGAAGTACGCGGCGTTCATGAGCACGTCCCTGAAGGTGATGAAGGCCCTGCGGCTGCGCTAG
- a CDS encoding serine/threonine-protein kinase — MTKDGGRANEPTSYALRPPQAPRPAGPPPSGPRHSGPGTPYPAPSRQVTGTPAAPVADPEAGRVIGGRYRLVSRLGHGGMGTVWRAHDEVVDRDVAVKEPRVPEHLGERERENVHLRMQREARAAARIDHPSVVTMHDVVMEDGRPWIVMELVRGQSLGDRLQEGTLDVREAARIGLAVLGALSAAHEAGVLHRDVKPDNVLLGRGDRVVLTDFGIAQVEGEQGLTETGAFVGSPEYIAPERVLGQRPGPESDLWSLGVVLYAAVEGMSPYRRSHIPATLQAVLSAEPQVPARGSGAFGTLVMQLLRKDPAARPAAAEIRSTLEAVARPPLPSPDATRAYGTGTAAGSGGSRWVPPVLHRNRPAQWGLLGGLLAVVLAATAVVVDPFGGDELPEGWKVRPESEILAADVAVPEEYERSEFDGGFAVNYQDPSGVFSIYLERVAAGSEDTEVEVLEPRKEVWKDWYAKGGKNGTEIKDADVGTRDVTHQGAKSFETTVDFLFYRDDEEDAVRYRWHELVVPGKNEVHWRLRVQMPSEGAARQDGEQIFTDVVKHLRIQGL, encoded by the coding sequence ATGACGAAAGACGGGGGACGGGCGAACGAGCCCACCAGTTACGCACTCCGCCCACCGCAGGCACCGCGGCCTGCCGGGCCACCGCCGTCCGGGCCGCGGCACTCCGGTCCCGGTACGCCGTATCCGGCGCCGAGCCGGCAGGTGACGGGCACACCGGCGGCGCCTGTGGCCGACCCGGAGGCGGGACGCGTCATCGGTGGGCGCTACCGGCTCGTCTCCCGTCTCGGGCACGGCGGCATGGGCACCGTCTGGCGCGCGCACGACGAGGTCGTCGACCGGGACGTGGCGGTCAAGGAGCCGCGCGTCCCCGAGCACTTGGGCGAGCGGGAGCGCGAGAACGTCCATCTGCGCATGCAACGCGAGGCTCGAGCCGCCGCCCGGATCGACCACCCCTCCGTCGTCACGATGCACGACGTCGTCATGGAGGACGGCAGACCGTGGATCGTCATGGAGCTGGTGCGCGGTCAGTCCCTCGGCGACCGGCTGCAGGAGGGCACGCTGGACGTGCGTGAGGCCGCGAGGATCGGCCTCGCCGTCCTCGGCGCGCTGTCCGCCGCGCACGAGGCGGGCGTGCTGCACCGCGACGTGAAGCCGGACAACGTCCTGCTGGGGCGCGGCGACCGGGTCGTGCTCACCGACTTCGGCATCGCCCAGGTCGAGGGCGAGCAGGGCCTCACCGAGACCGGCGCGTTCGTCGGCTCGCCCGAGTACATCGCCCCGGAGCGGGTGCTGGGCCAGCGGCCGGGTCCGGAGTCGGACCTGTGGTCGCTGGGCGTGGTGCTGTACGCGGCCGTCGAGGGCATGTCCCCGTACCGGCGCTCGCACATCCCTGCCACGCTTCAGGCCGTACTCTCCGCGGAACCCCAGGTCCCGGCGCGCGGTTCCGGCGCCTTCGGCACGCTGGTGATGCAGCTGCTGCGCAAGGACCCCGCGGCCCGGCCGGCCGCCGCGGAGATCCGCTCCACGCTGGAGGCCGTGGCCCGTCCGCCGCTGCCCTCCCCCGACGCGACCCGTGCGTACGGCACCGGGACCGCGGCCGGGAGCGGCGGCTCCCGCTGGGTGCCGCCGGTCCTGCACCGCAACCGCCCGGCGCAGTGGGGACTCCTCGGCGGCCTCCTCGCAGTCGTGCTCGCCGCAACCGCGGTCGTCGTCGACCCCTTCGGCGGCGACGAACTGCCCGAGGGCTGGAAGGTGCGTCCGGAGAGCGAGATCCTCGCGGCGGACGTGGCCGTGCCGGAGGAGTACGAACGGTCCGAGTTCGACGGCGGCTTCGCCGTCAACTACCAAGACCCCAGCGGGGTGTTCTCGATCTACCTGGAGCGCGTCGCGGCCGGATCCGAGGACACCGAGGTGGAGGTCCTCGAGCCCAGGAAGGAGGTGTGGAAGGACTGGTACGCGAAGGGCGGGAAGAACGGCACGGAGATCAAGGACGCCGACGTCGGCACCAGGGACGTCACGCACCAGGGCGCGAAGTCCTTCGAGACCACGGTCGACTTCCTGTTCTACAGGGACGACGAGGAGGACGCCGTCCGCTACCGCTGGCACGAACTCGTCGTGCCGGGCAAGAACGAGGTGCACTGGCGGCTGCGGGTCCAGATGCCCTCGGAGGGCGCCGCACGGCAGGACGGGGAGCAGATCTTCACGGACGTCGTGAAGCACCTGCGGATCCAGGGTCTGTGA
- a CDS encoding serine/threonine-protein kinase — MEHAQSAGTAAGLLLAGRYRLTESIGRGGMGKVWRAQDEVLHRTVAVKELTAGLYVSEADRTVLHARTQKEARAAARISHPNVVTVHDVLEYDGRPWIVMQYVDGPSLAEAAKESGRIEPAEAARIGLHVLGALRAAHAAGVLHRDVKPGNVLLASDGRVLLTDFGIAAIEGDSTITRTGELVGSIDYLAPERVRGGDPGSASDLWSLGATLYSAVEGNSPFRRTSPLSTMQAVVTEEHPPARHAGALEPVISALLRKEPEQRPPADEAERMLLEAMEGRRPRAAQAYVPTQTVDPEARRAATALLTGPTPAPAPASAPKRSGVWRRALVVAVLAAVAGGAAGFLALQYGSGGGSATTDDAGSSVSAPGSTPKPADGEKWQRVRDPEGFSLLVPEGWTRQRDGDQIDYTPDDGRRLIRISIDPTPDFENPYMHMLDVEKTVRTRLPEYQRVRLDQNTFRDQENSALWEFTWTETRNNAGERRAIDQVYYGDDGTEYALYMSSPAEEWATTRQRFDKMVQSFQPSAS; from the coding sequence GTGGAACACGCACAGAGCGCGGGTACGGCAGCGGGACTCCTGCTGGCAGGCCGGTACCGACTGACCGAGAGCATCGGCCGCGGAGGCATGGGAAAGGTCTGGCGCGCGCAGGACGAAGTCCTCCACCGGACGGTCGCCGTCAAGGAACTGACCGCCGGTCTGTACGTGTCCGAGGCGGACCGCACGGTGCTGCACGCGCGCACCCAGAAGGAGGCCCGCGCCGCAGCCCGGATCAGCCACCCCAACGTTGTCACCGTCCACGACGTACTGGAGTACGACGGCCGGCCGTGGATCGTGATGCAGTACGTCGACGGGCCGTCACTCGCCGAGGCGGCCAAGGAGTCGGGCCGTATCGAACCGGCCGAGGCCGCCCGGATCGGGCTGCACGTTCTCGGGGCCCTGCGCGCCGCGCACGCCGCCGGGGTGCTGCACCGCGACGTGAAGCCCGGAAACGTGCTGCTCGCCTCCGACGGGCGGGTCCTCCTCACCGACTTCGGCATCGCCGCGATCGAGGGCGACTCGACCATCACCAGGACGGGTGAACTCGTCGGCTCCATCGACTACCTGGCCCCCGAGCGGGTCCGGGGCGGCGATCCCGGGTCGGCCTCCGACCTGTGGTCCCTGGGCGCCACCCTCTACTCGGCGGTGGAGGGGAACTCGCCGTTCCGGCGCACCTCACCGCTGTCCACGATGCAGGCCGTGGTGACCGAGGAACACCCGCCCGCCCGGCACGCCGGAGCGCTGGAGCCCGTCATCTCCGCGCTGCTGCGCAAGGAGCCAGAGCAGCGGCCACCGGCCGACGAGGCCGAGCGGATGCTGCTGGAGGCGATGGAGGGGCGCCGGCCCAGAGCGGCGCAGGCGTACGTGCCGACCCAGACGGTGGATCCGGAGGCCCGGCGGGCGGCGACCGCACTGCTCACCGGGCCGACGCCCGCCCCGGCTCCCGCCTCCGCGCCGAAACGTTCCGGCGTCTGGCGCCGGGCGCTGGTCGTGGCCGTCCTCGCCGCCGTGGCAGGCGGCGCCGCCGGATTCCTCGCCCTGCAGTACGGCTCCGGTGGCGGGAGCGCCACCACCGACGACGCCGGATCCTCCGTCTCGGCCCCGGGCTCCACTCCGAAGCCCGCGGACGGGGAGAAGTGGCAGCGGGTACGGGATCCCGAGGGCTTCAGCCTGCTCGTACCCGAGGGCTGGACGCGCCAGAGGGACGGCGACCAGATCGACTACACCCCCGACGACGGCCGCCGGCTCATCCGCATCAGCATCGACCCGACGCCCGACTTCGAGAACCCGTACATGCACATGCTCGACGTCGAGAAGACCGTCAGGACGCGGCTGCCGGAGTACCAGCGGGTGCGGCTGGACCAGAACACCTTCCGGGACCAGGAGAATTCCGCCCTGTGGGAGTTCACCTGGACCGAGACCAGGAACAACGCGGGGGAGCGGCGTGCCATCGACCAGGTCTACTACGGCGACGACGGCACCGAGTACGCGCTCTACATGTCCAGCCCGGCGGAGGAGTGGGCCACGACCCGGCAGCGCTTCGACAAAATGGTGCAGAGCTTCCAGCCCTCGGCGAGCTGA
- a CDS encoding protein kinase has translation MDDYAGRVLADRYRLPLPPSDEYELVETRAFDTYSGQEVLVRQVPLPEVVEAEVLDDRGGTGVPPPRRAAGRTTRRPTDPAVRRAVEAAQAAAQIPDHPRLDQVFDVFAEDGSLWIVSELVAARPLAALLAERPLNPYRAAEIGSDVLTALRALHAHGWTHRNITVRTVLVCDDGRVVLTGLAAGAAEEALCGYAPVPDPVAEVEEAEPADPPYAPCAPPYEAGPAPLGHGGQEPPGRGTDATEPHRGRPSPERLPAPPSPPDRVPGPVVPGPGGAVDRYAPPAYGYGFGGGPDDARAARAGAIAAYRAGARAAARLSEENRQGSARDEGDRDRAGDGGRGAGPHESRWALPGGGDPGSTGVPSGGGPGAGERRTAEGGGPFGSDDAGPAAGSEDRWWQAAAGVGVHGAGEAVRPHGHAVAGPVPGEPDGTGRPSGDGPTGVHGRDERGDRSALPPAGRATDGIDRLHHPGVRDEWDAPEGAGTSSGAAVPPLRPGPALPAPRAGAPAPQWWSRPADAEEVDDADEHDDPDGGPYGGPHEDPPGGPRRVRLAGVWRDGPASDGAAPLPAGGSTAAYGGSARDALRADARRGSDADTGTRPVPAGRWDEVVAAGAAPAPYRGPTTPLAAERARQTRIAVVGAVTERWAPEQAGPVHENWQLAPPIGPATDLWALGALLYRAVQGHAPYPEESSVELVQLVCAEPPAFAEECGPLRPVVESLLRQDPTERPDFEELRGWLRSLVRSAPEPDAGTEVVPLPSVDGTRLPVVRRRGELVRRRRGGSAELRGRHRHKKPRESREPGGPGEPRERPARSPRSLGRTLLLLILLALAAAIAYAVLFMPRTGPGSAPSSQPASSSSRGPDRPEDPAGEAGGDPSPDGKGAQTSAPAVDLADGYVVRVDPEGFRIGVDKTWRRSPVNDSGQVRYGGGNFTLIVVPGRDTVGANGSDPMAYQRDKERELQPFRDSSWSTASGLRRIDVGKQAMAEGQFTWQDSTGREVYVRNLAMIVGDRYHVLQVIGPEDQRDKVTEIYQQAMTAYSARS, from the coding sequence GTGGACGACTACGCGGGAAGGGTGCTGGCCGACCGCTATCGGCTTCCCCTGCCGCCTTCCGACGAGTACGAACTCGTCGAGACGCGCGCCTTCGACACCTACAGCGGCCAGGAAGTCCTCGTCCGGCAGGTCCCGTTGCCCGAGGTCGTCGAGGCGGAGGTGCTCGACGACCGGGGTGGCACCGGCGTTCCCCCGCCGCGCCGGGCCGCGGGGCGCACCACCCGCCGACCGACCGACCCGGCGGTGCGGCGCGCCGTCGAGGCGGCGCAGGCCGCCGCGCAGATCCCCGACCACCCACGGCTCGACCAGGTCTTCGACGTGTTCGCCGAGGACGGGTCGCTGTGGATCGTCAGTGAGCTGGTCGCCGCACGGCCGCTCGCCGCGCTGCTGGCCGAGAGGCCGCTGAACCCGTACCGGGCGGCGGAGATCGGCTCGGACGTGCTGACGGCCCTGCGCGCCCTCCACGCGCACGGCTGGACCCACCGGAACATCACGGTCCGCACGGTGCTCGTGTGCGACGACGGCCGTGTCGTGCTGACGGGACTCGCGGCGGGCGCGGCGGAGGAGGCCCTGTGCGGGTACGCGCCGGTCCCGGACCCCGTCGCCGAGGTCGAGGAGGCCGAGCCGGCGGATCCGCCGTACGCGCCCTGTGCGCCGCCGTACGAGGCGGGGCCGGCTCCGCTGGGCCACGGCGGTCAGGAGCCCCCGGGCCGGGGGACGGACGCGACGGAGCCCCACCGGGGTCGGCCGTCCCCCGAGCGTCTGCCCGCACCCCCGTCCCCGCCGGACCGGGTGCCCGGACCGGTCGTCCCCGGACCCGGCGGCGCGGTGGACCGGTACGCCCCTCCCGCGTACGGCTACGGATTCGGCGGCGGGCCGGACGACGCACGCGCCGCACGGGCCGGTGCGATCGCCGCCTACCGGGCGGGCGCCCGTGCCGCCGCCCGGCTCAGTGAGGAGAACCGGCAGGGGTCGGCCCGCGACGAGGGCGACCGGGACCGGGCCGGCGACGGCGGTCGCGGCGCCGGTCCGCACGAAAGCCGGTGGGCCCTGCCCGGCGGCGGTGACCCCGGCTCCACGGGCGTTCCTTCCGGGGGCGGTCCCGGGGCCGGCGAACGGCGTACCGCCGAGGGCGGCGGTCCCTTCGGCAGCGATGACGCCGGACCCGCGGCCGGTTCCGAGGACCGCTGGTGGCAGGCCGCGGCCGGCGTGGGCGTCCACGGCGCGGGCGAGGCCGTCCGGCCCCACGGCCACGCCGTGGCCGGCCCCGTCCCCGGTGAGCCCGACGGCACCGGGCGGCCGTCCGGCGACGGCCCGACCGGCGTGCACGGCCGCGACGAGCGCGGCGACCGGAGCGCGCTGCCGCCCGCGGGCCGTGCGACGGACGGCATCGACCGGCTGCACCACCCAGGCGTGAGGGACGAGTGGGACGCACCCGAGGGGGCCGGGACGTCCTCCGGCGCCGCGGTGCCCCCGCTCCGGCCCGGTCCGGCCCTGCCCGCTCCCCGAGCCGGAGCGCCCGCCCCGCAGTGGTGGTCGCGGCCCGCGGACGCCGAAGAGGTCGATGACGCCGACGAGCACGACGACCCGGACGGCGGCCCCTACGGCGGTCCGCACGAGGACCCGCCCGGCGGTCCCCGCCGGGTCCGGCTCGCCGGCGTCTGGCGCGACGGCCCCGCCTCGGACGGCGCCGCCCCGCTCCCCGCCGGTGGCAGCACAGCCGCGTACGGTGGCAGCGCCCGCGATGCCCTGCGCGCCGACGCCCGGCGGGGGAGCGACGCGGACACCGGTACGCGACCCGTCCCCGCAGGCCGCTGGGACGAGGTCGTCGCCGCCGGAGCGGCCCCGGCGCCCTACCGAGGTCCCACGACGCCCCTCGCCGCCGAGCGCGCCCGCCAGACCCGGATCGCGGTCGTCGGAGCGGTCACCGAGCGCTGGGCACCGGAGCAGGCCGGCCCGGTCCACGAGAACTGGCAGCTGGCCCCGCCCATCGGCCCGGCCACCGACCTGTGGGCGCTCGGAGCTCTGCTCTACCGCGCCGTGCAGGGCCATGCCCCGTACCCGGAGGAGAGTTCGGTCGAGCTGGTCCAGCTGGTGTGCGCGGAACCGCCGGCGTTCGCCGAGGAGTGCGGACCGCTGCGTCCGGTCGTGGAGTCGCTGCTGCGTCAGGACCCCACCGAGCGGCCGGACTTCGAGGAGCTGCGCGGCTGGCTGCGTTCGCTCGTCCGCTCAGCCCCGGAACCGGACGCGGGCACCGAGGTGGTCCCGCTGCCCTCCGTCGACGGCACCCGCCTCCCCGTGGTGCGGCGCAGGGGCGAGCTGGTCCGCCGGCGGCGCGGCGGCTCCGCCGAACTCCGGGGCCGGCACCGCCACAAGAAGCCCAGGGAGTCCAGGGAGCCCGGGGGGCCCGGTGAACCCCGCGAGCGGCCGGCGCGCAGTCCGCGCTCACTGGGCCGGACGCTGCTCCTCCTGATCCTGCTCGCGCTCGCCGCCGCCATCGCCTACGCCGTGCTGTTCATGCCCCGGACCGGCCCCGGGTCCGCGCCGTCCTCGCAGCCCGCCTCGTCCTCGTCCCGGGGGCCGGACCGGCCGGAGGACCCGGCCGGTGAGGCCGGCGGTGACCCGTCGCCCGACGGGAAGGGGGCGCAGACCTCCGCGCCCGCCGTGGACCTCGCCGACGGCTACGTCGTGCGCGTGGACCCCGAGGGTTTCCGGATCGGCGTCGACAAGACCTGGCGGCGCAGCCCGGTCAACGACAGCGGCCAGGTCCGATACGGCGGCGGGAACTTCACGCTCATCGTGGTCCCGGGCCGGGACACCGTCGGGGCGAACGGCTCCGACCCGATGGCGTACCAGCGCGACAAGGAGCGGGAGCTCCAGCCCTTCCGGGACTCGTCCTGGTCGACGGCTTCCGGACTGCGCCGGATCGACGTGGGCAAGCAGGCCATGGCGGAGGGCCAGTTCACCTGGCAGGACAGCACCGGCCGCGAGGTGTACGTCCGCAATCTCGCCATGATCGTCGGCGACAGGTACCACGTGCTGCAGGTGATCGGCCCCGAGGACCAGCGGGACAAGGTCACCGAGATCTACCAGCAGGCCATGACCGCCTACAGCGCCCGGAGTTGA